Proteins encoded in a region of the Streptomyces violaceoruber genome:
- a CDS encoding GNAT family N-acetyltransferase: MGRRLVPLTLDNLQDLPQRCRSCVFWELDPVSGEAAVEAGTAALEKESWISAVLLDWGSCGRVVYVDDVPVGFVLYAPPAYVPRSAAFPTSPVSSDAVQLMTAFVMPGYQGQGLGRVMVQTVAKDLLRRGFKAIEAFGDARWKEPACVLPADHLLAVGFKTVRPHPRHPRLRLDLRSTLSWKEDVEMALDRLLGAVQKEPVLRPL; the protein is encoded by the coding sequence ATGGGGCGCAGGCTCGTACCGCTCACGCTGGACAACCTTCAGGACCTTCCCCAGCGCTGTCGCTCGTGCGTCTTCTGGGAACTGGACCCCGTCAGCGGCGAGGCCGCGGTAGAGGCCGGTACGGCGGCCCTGGAGAAGGAGTCCTGGATCTCCGCCGTGCTGCTGGACTGGGGATCCTGCGGCCGAGTGGTCTACGTCGACGACGTGCCGGTGGGCTTCGTTCTCTACGCACCGCCCGCGTATGTGCCGCGCTCGGCCGCTTTCCCCACCAGCCCGGTCTCCTCCGACGCGGTTCAGTTGATGACCGCGTTCGTGATGCCGGGGTACCAGGGCCAAGGGCTGGGCCGGGTGATGGTCCAGACGGTCGCCAAGGATCTCCTGCGTCGTGGCTTCAAGGCCATCGAGGCGTTCGGCGATGCCCGCTGGAAGGAGCCCGCCTGCGTTCTGCCGGCGGATCATCTCCTGGCGGTGGGCTTCAAGACGGTCCGACCGCATCCCCGGCATCCGCGGCTGCGGTTGGATCTTCGCTCCACGCTGTCCTGGAAGGAAGACGTGGAGATGGCACTGGACCGCCTGCTGGGCGCCGTGCAGAAGGAGCCGGTGCTGCGGCCGCTGTAG
- a CDS encoding ParB/RepB/Spo0J family partition protein: protein MSERRRGLGRGLGALIPNAPTEKSVASAALGSAASAAPGAMPLLPNERGVAAAKVATLQHVSRETEELTAPQGVEGLRPPMGAHFAEVPLDAITPNPKQPRKDFDDDALAELVTSIREVGLLQPVVVRPTEPGRYELIMGERRFRACRELELDAIPAIVRATEDEKLLLDALLENLHRAQLNPLEEAFAYDQLLKDFNCTHDQLADRIGRSRPQVSNTLRLLKLSPKVQNRVAAGVLSAGHARALLSVDDPEEQDRLAHRIVAEGLSVRSVEEIVTLMGSRPQKPQRAKGPRAGSLVSPALSDLATRLSDRFETRVKVDLGQKKGKITVEFASMDDLERILGSLAPGEGPVLQKGLLEGEDEDGDAES, encoded by the coding sequence GTGAGTGAGCGACGGAGGGGGTTGGGTCGTGGCCTCGGTGCACTGATCCCCAACGCCCCGACCGAGAAGTCGGTTGCCTCGGCGGCCTTGGGGAGCGCGGCTTCTGCGGCCCCTGGGGCGATGCCGCTGCTGCCGAACGAGCGTGGGGTGGCCGCGGCGAAGGTGGCCACGCTTCAGCATGTTTCACGTGAAACCGAAGAGCTGACGGCACCCCAGGGCGTCGAAGGGCTTCGGCCGCCCATGGGGGCGCACTTCGCCGAGGTTCCACTCGACGCCATCACGCCGAACCCGAAGCAGCCGCGCAAGGACTTCGACGACGACGCGCTGGCCGAGCTCGTCACCTCCATCCGAGAGGTAGGACTCCTCCAGCCGGTTGTCGTTCGGCCGACGGAGCCTGGGCGCTATGAGCTCATCATGGGCGAGCGCCGCTTCCGCGCCTGCCGAGAGCTGGAGCTGGACGCCATCCCGGCGATCGTGCGGGCGACGGAGGACGAGAAGCTCCTTCTGGACGCGCTCCTGGAGAACCTGCACCGCGCTCAGCTGAATCCGCTGGAGGAGGCCTTCGCCTACGACCAGTTGCTGAAGGACTTCAACTGCACGCATGACCAGCTGGCGGACCGTATCGGCCGCTCCCGCCCGCAGGTGTCCAACACCCTGCGTCTGCTGAAGCTCTCCCCGAAGGTGCAGAACCGGGTGGCCGCAGGTGTGCTCTCCGCGGGGCACGCGCGAGCCCTCCTGTCCGTCGACGACCCGGAGGAGCAGGATCGACTGGCGCATCGCATCGTGGCCGAAGGGCTCTCGGTGCGGTCGGTCGAAGAGATCGTGACCCTCATGGGGTCCCGGCCGCAGAAGCCGCAGCGAGCCAAGGGCCCGAGGGCCGGCTCTCTGGTCTCCCCAGCGCTGTCGGACCTCGCGACGCGGCTCTCGGATCGCTTCGAGACGCGTGTGAAGGTCGACCTGGGTCAGAAAAAGGGCAAGATCACCGTGGAGTTCGCCTCCATGGACGACCTTGAGCGGATCCTCGGCAGTCTCGCTCCCGGAGAGGGCCCCGTGCTGCAGAAGGGCCTTCTGGAGGGCGAGGACGAGGACGGGGACGCCGAGTCCTGA
- a CDS encoding ParA family protein, whose amino-acid sequence MGGSVHCEPEVEESESLRSDANIAGPMTDPVPGPRTESMGADVSRETPPPMDDTPIGRAAQLAVEALGRAGEGLPRPEQTRVMVVANQKGGVGKTTTTVNLAASLALHGARVLVVDLDPQGNASTALGIDHHADVPSIYDVLVESRPLSEVVQPVPDVEGLFCAPATIDLAGAEIELVSLVARESRLQRAITAYEQPLDYILIDCPPSLGLLTVNALVAGQEVLIPIQCEYYALEGLGQLLRNVDLVRGHLNPTLHVSTILLTMYDGRTRLASQVADEVRSHFGEEVLRTSIPRSVRISEAPSYGQTVLTYDPGSSGALSYLEAAREIALKGVGVTYDATHAHLGAQNDPSMVEGTQ is encoded by the coding sequence ATGGGAGGCTCTGTTCATTGCGAGCCTGAAGTCGAGGAGAGTGAATCCTTGCGGTCCGACGCCAATATCGCGGGACCGATGACCGATCCGGTCCCCGGTCCCCGTACCGAGTCGATGGGGGCGGATGTTTCACGTGAAACACCGCCTCCGATGGACGACACGCCGATCGGTCGTGCTGCCCAGCTGGCGGTGGAGGCTCTGGGCCGCGCCGGCGAGGGGCTGCCGCGACCCGAGCAGACCCGGGTCATGGTCGTAGCGAACCAGAAGGGCGGTGTGGGCAAGACGACGACGACCGTCAATCTTGCCGCGTCACTCGCCCTGCACGGTGCGAGAGTCCTGGTCGTCGACCTCGACCCGCAGGGCAATGCCTCCACCGCGCTGGGGATCGATCATCACGCCGATGTGCCTTCCATCTACGACGTGCTGGTCGAGAGCCGACCGCTCTCGGAAGTGGTCCAGCCGGTCCCCGATGTCGAGGGTCTGTTCTGTGCGCCCGCCACGATCGATCTCGCCGGTGCGGAGATCGAACTGGTCTCGCTGGTCGCTCGCGAGAGCCGCCTCCAGCGAGCGATCACGGCGTACGAGCAGCCGCTGGACTACATCCTCATCGACTGCCCGCCCTCCCTCGGTCTGCTGACCGTCAATGCCCTCGTCGCGGGCCAAGAGGTGCTGATCCCCATCCAGTGCGAGTACTACGCCCTGGAAGGGCTGGGGCAGCTGCTGCGCAACGTCGACCTGGTGCGGGGCCATCTCAACCCCACGCTGCATGTGTCGACGATCCTCCTCACCATGTACGACGGCCGGACGCGGCTCGCGTCGCAGGTCGCTGACGAGGTGCGCAGCCACTTCGGCGAGGAGGTGTTGCGGACGAGCATTCCCCGCTCGGTCCGTATCTCCGAGGCTCCGAGCTACGGGCAGACAGTACTGACCTACGATCCAGGATCAAGTGGAGCCCTCTCCTATCTGGAGGCGGCCCGTGAGATCGCGCTGAAGGGTGTGGGCGTCACCTATGACGCGACCCACGCCCACCTCGGCGCTCAGAACGATCCGAGCATGGTGGAGGGGACCCAGTGA
- the rsmG gene encoding 16S rRNA (guanine(527)-N(7))-methyltransferase RsmG, whose translation MSEAAELPPVPEQARDVFGDRYADAVRYAELLAEAGVKRGLIGPREVPRLWERHLLNCAVLSEVVPEGVTVCDVGSGAGLPGIPLALVREDLKITLLEPLLRRTNFLTEVVELLGLDHVTVVRGRAEEVMGKLPPVHVVTARAVAPLDRLATWGIPLLRPYGEMLALKGDTAEEELKAATAALSKLGAEQTSILHVGEGVVSPLSTVVRVEVGESPGGVRFAAKRAKAARTGRTRRRRG comes from the coding sequence GTGTCGGAGGCAGCGGAGCTCCCCCCTGTACCCGAGCAGGCACGTGATGTGTTCGGTGATCGCTACGCGGACGCGGTCCGCTACGCGGAACTGCTTGCCGAGGCGGGGGTGAAGCGTGGTTTGATCGGCCCGCGAGAAGTACCCCGGCTCTGGGAGCGGCACCTGCTGAACTGCGCGGTGCTTTCGGAGGTTGTGCCCGAGGGAGTGACGGTGTGCGACGTCGGCTCGGGAGCCGGCCTGCCCGGTATCCCGCTGGCGCTGGTGCGGGAAGACCTGAAGATCACCCTTCTCGAGCCGTTGCTGCGCCGCACGAACTTCCTGACCGAGGTCGTGGAGCTGCTGGGCCTGGACCATGTCACCGTGGTGCGGGGCCGGGCCGAAGAGGTTATGGGCAAGCTGCCGCCGGTCCATGTGGTGACGGCCCGTGCCGTAGCTCCGCTGGACCGCCTCGCCACCTGGGGCATCCCCCTGCTGCGTCCGTACGGGGAGATGCTGGCCCTCAAGGGCGACACGGCCGAGGAGGAGCTGAAGGCGGCGACCGCGGCGCTGAGCAAACTCGGTGCGGAGCAGACGTCCATCCTCCACGTCGGAGAGGGCGTCGTGTCTCCCCTGTCCACCGTGGTGCGAGTAGAGGTGGGCGAGAGCCCCGGTGGTGTGCGCTTCGCCGCCAAGCGGGCCAAGGCCGCACGGACCGGCCGGACGCGTCGGCGCCGCGGATAG
- a CDS encoding Jag family protein, protein MTEGTISAAAEGADTLTRLEQEGEIAADYLEGLLDIADLDGDIDMDVEADRASVSIISDSKSRDLEKLVGRDGEVLEALQELTRLAVHRETGDRSRLMLDIAGYRADKRAELSELGAKAAAEVRSSGESVRLKPMTPFERKVVHDAVKAAGLRSESEGEEPERFVVVLPA, encoded by the coding sequence GTGACGGAAGGCACTATCTCCGCCGCTGCCGAGGGTGCAGACACCCTCACTCGCCTCGAGCAGGAGGGCGAGATCGCCGCGGACTACCTGGAGGGTCTGCTCGACATCGCCGACCTCGACGGCGACATCGACATGGACGTCGAGGCCGACCGTGCCTCCGTCTCGATCATCAGCGACAGCAAGAGCAGGGACCTGGAGAAGCTGGTCGGCCGGGACGGTGAGGTGCTGGAGGCTCTGCAGGAGCTCACACGCCTGGCCGTGCACCGCGAGACCGGTGACCGCAGCCGCCTGATGCTCGACATCGCGGGGTACCGCGCCGACAAGCGCGCCGAGCTGTCCGAGCTGGGTGCCAAGGCCGCGGCCGAGGTCAGGAGCAGCGGCGAGTCCGTGCGGCTGAAGCCGATGACGCCCTTCGAGCGCAAGGTCGTGCACGACGCGGTCAAGGCCGCGGGACTGCGCAGCGAGTCCGAGGGCGAGGAGCCGGAGCGCTTCGTCGTCGTGCTTCCCGCCTGA
- the yidC gene encoding membrane protein insertase YidC, translating into MDTIASLFSFITWPVSWVIVQFHTVYGAIFGPDTGWAWGLSIVSLVILIRICLIPLFVKQIKATRGMQTLQPEMKKIQERYKNDKQRQSEEMMKLYKETGTNPLSSCLPILAQSPFFFALYHVLNGIASGDTIGKINQPLLESAQKAHIFGAPLAAKFTDGASKVESLGASLTDVRVITAVMIVLMSASQFFTQRQLMTKNVDTSVKTPFMQQQKMLMYVFPVMFAVFGINFPVGVLVYWLTTNVWTMGQQMYVIRNNPTPGSKAQASYLERLHKSVTEHGRTRRRGEKAIVKAIVAKGRDRNEAERKFINGLNKAGLAAQADGNVVKNDAAVAVQSEDGSTVTTTAQPKRQQPKRQSKSQRQAKPAGEAEPKTSLTKSDEPQDAEPAGKQDAKPAAGAKKPAQKSGGGGRSKAQSGQRKGPQRPKSPSKK; encoded by the coding sequence GTGGACACGATTGCCAGCCTCTTCAGCTTTATCACCTGGCCCGTCTCCTGGGTCATCGTCCAGTTCCACACGGTGTACGGGGCGATCTTCGGACCTGACACCGGATGGGCCTGGGGCCTGTCCATCGTGTCCCTGGTGATCCTCATCCGCATCTGCCTGATCCCGCTCTTCGTGAAGCAGATCAAGGCGACGCGCGGGATGCAGACGCTCCAGCCGGAGATGAAGAAGATCCAGGAGCGCTACAAGAACGACAAGCAGCGTCAGTCCGAAGAGATGATGAAGCTGTACAAGGAGACGGGTACCAACCCGCTCTCCTCGTGCCTTCCCATCCTGGCGCAGTCCCCGTTCTTCTTCGCCCTGTACCACGTGCTCAACGGCATCGCGTCCGGCGACACCATCGGCAAGATCAACCAGCCCCTGCTGGAGAGCGCCCAGAAGGCGCACATCTTCGGTGCCCCGCTGGCCGCGAAGTTCACCGACGGCGCGTCCAAGGTGGAATCCCTCGGTGCCTCGCTGACGGACGTCCGGGTCATCACCGCGGTCATGATCGTGCTGATGTCCGCGTCGCAGTTCTTCACCCAGCGCCAGCTGATGACCAAGAACGTCGACACCTCGGTGAAGACGCCGTTCATGCAGCAGCAGAAGATGCTGATGTACGTCTTCCCGGTCATGTTCGCCGTCTTCGGTATCAACTTCCCCGTCGGTGTCCTCGTCTACTGGCTGACCACCAACGTGTGGACCATGGGCCAGCAGATGTACGTCATCCGCAACAACCCGACGCCGGGCTCCAAGGCGCAGGCCTCCTACCTGGAGCGGCTGCACAAGAGCGTCACCGAGCACGGCAGGACCCGTCGCCGGGGCGAGAAGGCCATCGTGAAGGCCATCGTCGCCAAGGGCCGGGACCGCAACGAGGCCGAGCGCAAGTTCATCAACGGTCTGAACAAGGCGGGCCTGGCCGCCCAGGCCGACGGCAACGTGGTGAAGAACGACGCCGCCGTGGCCGTCCAGAGCGAGGACGGCTCGACCGTGACAACCACGGCTCAGCCCAAGCGCCAACAGCCCAAGCGGCAGAGCAAGTCCCAGCGCCAGGCCAAGCCCGCCGGTGAGGCCGAGCCGAAGACGTCGCTGACCAAGTCGGACGAGCCGCAGGACGCCGAACCGGCCGGCAAGCAGGACGCCAAGCCTGCCGCCGGTGCCAAGAAGCCGGCTCAGAAGTCCGGCGGCGGTGGCCGCAGCAAGGCCCAGTCCGGACAGCGCAAGGGCCCGCAGCGGCCCAAGTCCCCGTCGAAGAAGTAA
- the yidD gene encoding membrane protein insertion efficiency factor YidD → MKYPLLALIKLYQWTISPLLGPVCKYYPSCSHYGYTAIDRHGAVKGTALTAWRILRCNPWSLGGVDHVPPRKRPRWHEMLRAAWRARKGGTSAAEPATEGRPAHPSSSDPSSPAAETSPHAQGA, encoded by the coding sequence ATGAAGTACCCGCTGCTGGCTCTGATCAAGCTCTACCAGTGGACGATCAGTCCGCTGCTGGGGCCGGTGTGCAAGTACTACCCGTCGTGTTCCCACTACGGCTACACGGCCATCGACCGGCACGGAGCCGTCAAGGGCACGGCACTCACCGCTTGGCGCATCCTGCGGTGCAATCCGTGGTCGCTGGGCGGCGTGGACCATGTTCCGCCGCGCAAGCGTCCGCGGTGGCACGAAATGCTGCGTGCCGCCTGGCGGGCACGCAAGGGCGGGACCTCCGCCGCCGAACCGGCCACCGAAGGAAGGCCTGCTCATCCGAGCTCGTCCGATCCTTCGAGCCCGGCCGCAGAGACCTCGCCCCATGCCCAAGGAGCATGA
- the rnpA gene encoding ribonuclease P protein component has product MLPTENRLRRREDFATAVRRGRRAGRPTLVVHLRSGATDPHAPGESAPRTRAGFVVSKAVGVAVVRNKVKRRLRHLMRDRIDLLPPGSLVVVRALPGAGDADHAQLARDLDAALARLLGGGAR; this is encoded by the coding sequence GTGCTGCCCACCGAGAACCGGCTGAGGCGGCGCGAGGACTTCGCGACCGCGGTACGACGAGGTCGCCGGGCCGGCCGCCCGACCCTCGTCGTCCACCTTCGAAGCGGTGCCACGGACCCGCACGCGCCTGGGGAGAGCGCTCCCCGGACACGTGCGGGTTTCGTCGTGAGCAAAGCCGTGGGTGTCGCGGTCGTGCGCAACAAGGTGAAGCGCAGGCTTCGCCATCTGATGCGCGACCGGATCGACCTGTTGCCCCCCGGTAGCCTGGTAGTCGTACGAGCGCTGCCCGGTGCGGGTGACGCCGACCATGCACAGCTGGCCCGAGACCTGGACGCCGCCCTGGCGCGGCTACTGGGAGGGGGCGCGCGATGA
- the rpmH gene encoding 50S ribosomal protein L34, translated as MSKRTFQPNNRRRAKTHGFRLRMRTRAGRAILATRRSKGRARLSA; from the coding sequence GTGAGCAAGCGCACCTTCCAGCCGAACAACCGTCGCCGCGCGAAGACCCACGGCTTCCGGCTGCGTATGCGTACCCGTGCCGGCCGCGCGATTCTCGCGACCCGCCGCAGCAAGGGTCGCGCCCGTCTGTCCGCCTGA
- the dnaA gene encoding chromosomal replication initiator protein DnaA — MADVPADLAAVWPRVLEQLLGEGRGQGVESKDEHWIRRCQPLALVADTALLAVPNEFAKGVLEGRLAPIVSETLSRECGRPIRIAITVDDTAGEPAGPAPQAPQSPPSRPQHRYEEPELPAPGQGGREEYRDRDEYEGYGRNRADQLPTARPAYPQEYQRPEPGSWPRPAQQDDYGWQQQRLGFPERDPYASPNQEPYGQEPPPPYSHENRTSYQQDYRPQPPERPSYDAQRGDYEQARGEYEQPRGDYDKPRGDYDQQRGDYDQRGPRRDLPEPPPGSGHVHRGGPVGPGPATGAPGPLAAQPAPATGPGEPTARLNPKYLFDTFVIGASNRFAHAAAVAVAEAPAKAYNPLFIYGESGLGKTHLLHAIGHYARSLYPGTRVRYVSSEEFTNEFINSIRDGKGDSFRKRYREMDILLVDDIQFLADKESTQEEFFHTFNTLHNANKQIVLSSDRPPKQLVTLEDRLRNRFEWGLITDVQPPELETRIAILRKKAVQEQLNAPPEVLEFIASRISRNIRELEGALIRVTAFASLNRQPVDLGLTEIVLKDLIPGGEDSAPEITSTAIMGATADYFGLTVEDLCGTSRGRALVTARQIAMYLCRELTDLSLPKIGALFGGRDHTTVMHADRKIRNLMAERRSIYNQVTELTNRIKNG; from the coding sequence GTGGCTGACGTACCTGCCGATCTTGCCGCAGTGTGGCCACGCGTATTGGAGCAACTTCTCGGAGAGGGCCGCGGGCAGGGCGTCGAGTCGAAGGACGAGCACTGGATCCGGCGCTGCCAGCCGCTCGCGCTGGTCGCCGACACCGCCCTGCTCGCCGTACCGAACGAATTTGCGAAGGGCGTACTGGAGGGCCGCCTCGCGCCGATCGTCAGCGAGACCCTGAGCCGCGAGTGCGGGCGCCCGATCCGCATCGCGATCACCGTCGACGACACCGCGGGCGAACCCGCCGGCCCCGCTCCGCAGGCGCCCCAGTCGCCGCCCTCCCGCCCCCAGCACCGCTACGAGGAGCCCGAGCTCCCCGCCCCCGGCCAGGGCGGCCGCGAGGAGTACCGCGACCGCGACGAGTACGAGGGATACGGCCGCAACCGCGCCGACCAGCTCCCCACCGCCCGGCCCGCCTATCCGCAGGAGTACCAGCGCCCCGAGCCCGGCTCCTGGCCCCGCCCCGCGCAGCAGGACGACTACGGCTGGCAGCAGCAGCGCCTCGGCTTCCCGGAACGGGACCCCTACGCGTCCCCGAACCAGGAGCCGTACGGCCAGGAGCCGCCGCCCCCGTACTCCCACGAGAACCGCACCTCGTACCAGCAGGACTACCGGCCGCAGCCCCCGGAGCGCCCGTCGTACGACGCCCAGCGCGGCGACTACGAACAGGCCCGCGGTGAGTACGAGCAGCCCCGGGGTGACTACGACAAGCCCCGCGGCGACTACGACCAGCAGCGGGGCGACTACGACCAGCGCGGTCCGCGCCGCGACCTGCCCGAGCCCCCGCCGGGATCCGGACACGTCCACCGAGGCGGCCCCGTCGGCCCCGGTCCGGCCACCGGGGCGCCCGGACCGCTGGCGGCCCAGCCGGCGCCGGCCACCGGCCCGGGCGAGCCGACCGCGCGGCTGAACCCGAAGTACCTCTTCGACACCTTCGTCATCGGCGCCTCGAACCGCTTCGCCCACGCGGCGGCCGTCGCCGTCGCCGAGGCACCCGCCAAGGCCTACAACCCCCTGTTCATCTACGGGGAGTCGGGACTCGGCAAGACGCACCTCCTGCACGCCATCGGGCACTACGCGCGCAGCCTCTACCCCGGCACGCGCGTGCGGTACGTGAGCTCGGAGGAGTTCACCAACGAGTTCATCAACTCCATCCGCGACGGCAAGGGCGACAGCTTCCGCAAGCGCTACCGCGAGATGGACATCCTGCTCGTCGACGACATCCAGTTCCTCGCGGACAAGGAGTCGACGCAGGAGGAGTTCTTCCACACCTTCAACACCCTCCACAACGCCAACAAGCAGATCGTGCTCTCCAGCGACCGGCCGCCCAAGCAGCTGGTGACCCTGGAGGACCGGCTCCGCAACCGCTTCGAGTGGGGCCTGATCACCGACGTCCAGCCGCCGGAGCTGGAGACGCGCATCGCGATCCTGCGCAAGAAGGCGGTCCAGGAGCAGCTCAACGCCCCGCCGGAGGTACTGGAGTTCATCGCCTCCCGGATCTCGCGCAACATCCGCGAGCTGGAGGGGGCGCTGATCCGGGTGACGGCGTTCGCGTCGCTCAACCGGCAGCCGGTGGACCTGGGCCTCACCGAGATCGTCCTCAAGGACCTGATCCCCGGCGGCGAGGACTCGGCCCCCGAGATCACCTCGACGGCCATCATGGGCGCGACCGCGGACTACTTCGGACTGACCGTCGAGGACCTGTGCGGCACCTCGCGGGGGCGCGCGCTCGTGACGGCCCGGCAGATCGCCATGTACCTGTGCCGCGAGCTGACGGACCTCTCCCTGCCGAAGATCGGCGCACTGTTCGGCGGCCGGGACCACACCACGGTGATGCACGCCGACCGCAAGATCCGCAATCTGATGGCCGAGCGGCGCTCGATCTACAACCAGGTGACCGAGCTGACCAACCGCATCAAGAACGGCTGA
- the dnaN gene encoding DNA polymerase III subunit beta, protein MKIRVERDVLAEAVAWAARSLPARPPAPVLAGLLLKAEEGQLSLSSFDYEVSARVSVEAEIEEEGTVLVSGRLLADISRALPNRPVEISTDGVRATVVCGSSRFTLHTLPVEEYPALPQMPEATGTVPGEVFASAVQQVAIAAGRDDTLPVLTGVRIEIEGDSVTLASTDRYRFAVREFLWKPENPDISAVALVPAKTLQDTAKALTSGDQVILALSGSGAGEGLIGFEGAGRRTTTRLLEGDLPKYKTLFPTEFNSVAVIETAPFVEAVKRVALVAERNTPVRLSFEQGVLILEAGSSDDAQAVERVDAQLEGDDISIAFNPTFLLDGLSAIDSPVAQLSFTTSTKPALLSGRPAVDAEADEAYKYLIMPVRLSG, encoded by the coding sequence GTGAAGATCCGGGTGGAACGCGACGTACTCGCGGAGGCAGTGGCCTGGGCGGCTCGCAGCCTCCCGGCCCGTCCGCCGGCGCCGGTCCTCGCGGGCCTGCTGCTGAAGGCCGAGGAGGGGCAGCTGAGCCTGTCCAGCTTCGACTACGAGGTCTCGGCGCGGGTGTCGGTGGAGGCCGAGATCGAGGAGGAGGGCACGGTCCTCGTCTCCGGCCGTCTGCTCGCCGACATCTCCCGCGCCCTGCCCAACCGGCCGGTGGAGATCTCCACAGACGGTGTACGGGCGACGGTGGTCTGCGGCTCCTCGCGGTTCACCCTCCACACCCTGCCGGTGGAGGAGTACCCGGCGCTGCCGCAGATGCCGGAGGCGACCGGCACGGTCCCCGGCGAGGTCTTCGCCTCGGCCGTGCAGCAGGTGGCGATCGCCGCGGGCCGCGACGACACGCTGCCCGTCCTGACCGGTGTGCGCATCGAGATCGAGGGCGACTCGGTGACGCTGGCCTCCACCGACCGCTACCGCTTCGCGGTCCGCGAGTTCCTGTGGAAGCCGGAGAACCCGGACATCTCCGCGGTCGCCCTGGTGCCCGCCAAGACGCTCCAGGACACCGCCAAGGCGCTGACCAGCGGTGACCAGGTGATCCTGGCGCTGTCCGGTTCGGGCGCGGGCGAGGGCCTGATCGGTTTCGAGGGCGCGGGCCGCCGGACGACGACGCGTCTGCTGGAGGGTGACCTCCCGAAGTACAAGACGCTGTTCCCGACCGAGTTCAACAGCGTCGCCGTGATCGAGACCGCCCCCTTCGTGGAGGCCGTCAAGCGCGTGGCCCTGGTCGCCGAGCGCAACACCCCGGTGCGGCTCAGCTTCGAGCAGGGCGTGCTCATCCTGGAGGCCGGCTCCAGCGACGACGCACAGGCTGTGGAAAGGGTCGACGCGCAGCTGGAGGGCGACGACATCTCGATCGCCTTCAACCCGACCTTCCTGCTGGACGGTCTGAGCGCCATCGACTCCCCGGTCGCCCAGCTGTCCTTCACGACCTCCACGAAGCCGGCGCTGCTCAGCGGCAGGCCCGCGGTGGACGCCGAGGCGGACGAGGCCTACAAGTACCTGATCATGCCGGTGCGGCTGAGCGGCTGA
- the gnd gene encoding phosphogluconate dehydrogenase (NAD(+)-dependent, decarboxylating) → MELGLVGLGKMGGNMRERIRRAGHTVVGYDRNPDLADVHSLEELVGKLSAPRVVWVMVPAGEATQATVDRLGELLEPGDVVVDGGNSRWTDDEKHAEELAAKGIGFVDCGVSGGVWGLENGYALMYGGDAENVAKVQPVFDALKPEGDFGAVHAGKVGAGHFAKMVHNGIEYAMMQAYAEGWELLEKVDSVENVREVFRSWQEGTVIRSWLLDLAVNALDDDEHLDGLRGYAQDSGEGRWTVEAAIDNAVPLPAITASLFARFASRQDDSPQMKMIAALRNQFGGHAVEKK, encoded by the coding sequence ATGGAGCTCGGTCTCGTCGGCCTCGGCAAGATGGGCGGCAACATGCGCGAGCGGATCCGCCGCGCGGGCCACACCGTCGTCGGATACGACCGCAATCCGGACCTCGCCGACGTCCACAGCCTGGAAGAGCTTGTGGGCAAGCTCAGCGCCCCGCGCGTGGTGTGGGTGATGGTCCCGGCCGGCGAGGCCACCCAGGCCACCGTCGACCGGCTCGGCGAGCTGCTGGAGCCCGGCGACGTGGTCGTGGACGGCGGCAACTCCCGCTGGACGGACGACGAGAAGCACGCCGAGGAGCTGGCGGCCAAGGGCATAGGCTTCGTCGACTGCGGCGTCTCCGGGGGCGTGTGGGGCCTGGAGAACGGCTACGCGCTGATGTACGGCGGCGACGCGGAGAACGTCGCCAAGGTGCAGCCGGTCTTCGACGCCCTCAAGCCGGAGGGCGACTTCGGTGCCGTGCACGCCGGCAAGGTGGGCGCGGGCCACTTCGCGAAGATGGTCCACAACGGCATCGAGTACGCCATGATGCAGGCCTACGCCGAGGGCTGGGAGCTGCTGGAGAAGGTCGACTCCGTGGAGAACGTCCGCGAGGTCTTCCGGTCCTGGCAGGAGGGCACGGTGATCCGCTCCTGGCTCCTCGACCTCGCGGTCAACGCGCTCGACGACGACGAGCACCTGGACGGGCTCCGGGGTTATGCACAGGACTCCGGTGAGGGACGCTGGACTGTGGAGGCGGCGATCGACAACGCGGTGCCGCTGCCCGCGATCACGGCCTCCCTCTTCGCGCGGTTCGCGTCCCGCCAGGACGACTCGCCGCAGATGAAGATGATCGCGGCGCTGCGCAACCAGTTCGGCGGCCACGCGGTCGAGAAGAAGTAA